The following is a genomic window from Desulforegula conservatrix Mb1Pa.
AGTCATCTCAAAAATGGCCATGGGCGACTCGTGCTGGAACATCGGCAAAAAACGCATTATTGATTCCAGTGAAGTCAGTTTGCTGAAGAAAATGTCTCTGAGTTCTTCTGCCGAGATAAACTCTGCCCACATTGATCTTGGAAGCATGTTGATCATATTAAGCTTCATGCACGAGGCTGGATGCTGGAACAACATGGTCGGAGCAGTCCTGCTCAGCCCTTCGGGCGGAGATGACGCCATCAGAACAGCAGCTTTTGCCCTTGATCCAGGAAGTTTCAGATAATCCTGGATTATAAGTCCGCCCATTGAATGTCCTACGAGAATTGGTTCCTGATCCATGGTGGCAATGACCGACGCGACATCCTTCACATAATCACTTATTGCCAGGGTATAAAGTTTGTCTCCGCCCTTGCTTGCACCGTGTCCACTAAGGCTGATGGCAATGGCGTGGTATCCTTTTTCGGCAAAATAGTCGAGGTAATAGACTTCCCAGCATTTTGCGCTTATGAAAGCGCCGTGTATGAAAAGAATCGGAGGTTTTCCGGTAGCTTTGGCAGGCTTTCTTTCTATTATTTCAAGGCAGCCTGTCCCTATGCATTGAATACTATCATCAGCGGTTTTTTCTGGCTCGGAGGCTTTTGGATCCGGATTTGGCGCTGCTTTTTTTTTTCTTGAAGGGGTTGATGTCTTTTTCTTTGGTGCAGTCTTTTCAGGATTCTTTTTCTTGTCTGCTGTTGCCATTGATCATGTTCCTTTCATGGCTGTGATCAGGAAAATAGGGTAGTCCCTGTCATTTTTTGACATTGAGTGGGCGATAATTCTTCCTGTGACAGAAAAGCCCTTATCTATGAGAATTCTTTCGAGAAGTTCTGAATCAATGCCGTCATGGACAGTTTCATTGCCTTCATGGAAGCTGCCGTCTTCCTTCTCAAGATCTGCGATACAAAAAAAGCCGCCCGGATTAAGCATTTCAAAGATTTTTTCTATGACACGGGCATAATCGAGTATGTGATGGAACGTCATCTGCGTGAAAATCAAGTCAAATTTCTGATCAGGCGTGCCAGTCAGATCTGTCATGTCTGGCAGATCATTTTGGGCAAGATCGATGCACAGAGTTGAGGTGTCTTTGATGTTATTCCTTTTGATCTTTTCATCCGCAACTTTCAGCATCCCTGCTGATGCATCTGCCATTATAAGGCTGCCTATCATGGGCTTAAGGAGAAATCCCAATAAGCCGGTTCCGCATCCGTATTCAAAGGCTCTCATTTCAGGAGATAGCTTAGCAGTTTTTTTTATGGCCTCTGCTATTGCGTTTGCAAGCACCAATCTTTCAGGCTGTTCGTCCCAGGTATGTGCTTTCTCATCGAAGGATAAGGCTTTCATGGATGAGTTGTTTTCTGTCATATGTTCTCCTTGAAAAAAATTAACCTGCTATGAAGCGCATACCTGCGGAATCAAGTCTTTCAAGGCCTGCGCATACAGCTGATTCAAGTGCGGCCTTATATTCATCTCCTGTTATCATTCTGTTTAGTTCAGGTAGGTTTTCAGCCTCTCCGAATGGTCTGTACTGGGGCATTATGTTTACATATGTTTTTGTAGAGATCTCTTTAGCTATGAAATTCAAAATGTTTTCTGTCTGGTCAATCATTCCTGGCATTACGAGATGACGGATCAGCAAGCCTTTATATGCAAGTCCTATATCTCCGGTTTCAAGGTCTCCGGTCTGGCGGTGCATTTCTTTTATGGCGATCTTTGCCACCTCGGGATAATCTGGAGCAT
Proteins encoded in this region:
- a CDS encoding alpha/beta hydrolase, coding for MATADKKKNPEKTAPKKKTSTPSRKKKAAPNPDPKASEPEKTADDSIQCIGTGCLEIIERKPAKATGKPPILFIHGAFISAKCWEVYYLDYFAEKGYHAIAISLSGHGASKGGDKLYTLAISDYVKDVASVIATMDQEPILVGHSMGGLIIQDYLKLPGSRAKAAVLMASSPPEGLSRTAPTMLFQHPASCMKLNMINMLPRSMWAEFISAEELRDIFFSKLTSLESIMRFLPMFQHESPMAIFEMTFFDLFTIRKINVPIFVMGGENDIIIPPGFVKYTASFYNTKPVVLENEGHAIMLSDDWKTGADRIIKWLDEIGL
- a CDS encoding class I SAM-dependent DNA methyltransferase → MTENNSSMKALSFDEKAHTWDEQPERLVLANAIAEAIKKTAKLSPEMRAFEYGCGTGLLGFLLKPMIGSLIMADASAGMLKVADEKIKRNNIKDTSTLCIDLAQNDLPDMTDLTGTPDQKFDLIFTQMTFHHILDYARVIEKIFEMLNPGGFFCIADLEKEDGSFHEGNETVHDGIDSELLERILIDKGFSVTGRIIAHSMSKNDRDYPIFLITAMKGT